The Sorangiineae bacterium MSr11954 DNA segment GAGCGGACGCGGGCGCGCCTGCGACGAGGTCGGGTCGGAAGGAGACGAGGACGAGGATGATTCCGACGCAGAACCAGCGAAACCAGATGCTACGCTTTTCGAGGGGGTGGTCATGGTAATGGCGAAAAAAAGGATGGCACACTAGACCATGCCCTGGGTAGAGGTTGCCTTTCGCGGGCAGAAGGTCCTGGCGCGCACCAAAGATGACGGTGCGTTGGATGTTCAACAAGGGCGCGTCGAAATTCGGTATCGTCCGACCGATGCGCGCGCCTACCGCGCGTCGCTCGGAAACATCACGCGCATCGAGGGAGCCGCGCTCCAGCCCGACGACACGTGCGTTTCGGGCGCCTTCGTTCCGCTGCGCACCCCCAGCGCGCCGTCGATCAAAGCGGCAGCGGCCGTGGTCCCGACGGCCACCGGCGACGGCCGCACCTGGATCGCCTACACCGACGGCGCCTGTTCCGGAAACCCGGGTCCCGCGGGCGCCGGCATCGTGCTCATCACGCCCGATGGAAAGACCACCGAGAGCTCCGAGTGGCTGGGGGAAGCCACGAACAACATCGCCGAGCTCACCGCCATTTTGCGCGCGCTGGAGGCGATCCCCAAGAACGCCACCGACGCGGTCATCCACACGGACAGCCAATACGCGATTGGCGTGCTCACCAAGGGCTGGCGCCCCAAGGCCAATCAGCAACTCATCGCCGACATCAAGCGCGAGCTCGCCGAGCACAAAGGCGTGCGCTTCGTTTACGTGCCCGGCCACGCCGGCGTGCCCATGAACGAACGCGCCGACTCCCTCGCCCGCGAAGCGATCCGCACGGGCAGCACCCGCCGCCTCGCGCCTCATTAGGCGGTTTTAGCCGGTCGCATCATCCCAGCGCCGGTGTACTCTGGACCTCATGGGAAACATCTTTCGAGCCAGCCTTTTCGATGGCCACACGGCCATCGTGACCGGGGGCGGCAGCGGGATCGGCCTTGCCATCGCGACCCAGCTCGGCGAGCTCGGCGCGAGAGTCGCCATCCTGGGCCGCAAAGCCGAGCGGCTCGAGACCGCCAAAGCGACCTTGGTGCAGCGCGGAATCCAGGTGCACACCGCCGTGTGCGACATCCGCGAGCCCGAGCAAGTCGCCACCTTCGTCGATGGCGTCGCGCACGCGCTGGGCCCGGCAACGATCCTGGTCAACAACGCCGGCGGTCAGTTTCCCACCACGGCCGAGCAGGTCACCGCGCGCGGATGGGAGGCCGTGGTGCGCAATAACCTCAACGGCACCTTCTTCATGACCCAAGCGGTCGCGACGAAGCACATGATCCCCGCGCGGCGCGGCCGGATCCTGAACATCATCGCCAACGTGCGGCGCGGCTTCCCCGGCATGGTCCACACGGGCGCCGCGCGCGCGGGCGTCGAAAATCTCACCAAGACGCTCGCCGTGGAGTGGGCGCAGTACAACGTCCAAGTCAACGCCATCGCGCCCGGCGTGATCAAATCGAGCGGCACCGATCAGTATCCGCCCGAGCTTCTCGAGGTGAGCCGCAAGCAGACCCCCGCGAAGCGCCTCGGCACCCCCGAAGAAGTCGCGCACCTCGCGACGTACCTGACGAGCGATGCCGCCTCGTTCGTCACCGGCGAGACGTGGTACATCGATGGCGGGGCCAATCTCTGGGGTGACAATTGGCCCATCCCGGATCCCGATCCGGCGATGTAATTCCAACCAGCAGAACAGCGGAATCGAGCAGGTATTAGGGCAGCGACAATGGAGGAACTGCGAACGGATCCTCGGCGAGACATGGAAGGTCACTCCGACGTTCCCGTCCCTCCGAACATCCCTCACCCGCCGCTCCCGACCATCGACATCGAGGAAGCTCCGCCCAGCACCTTTCTCGGCACCTGGCGCGGCTGGCTGCGCGACTATTTCCTCAACGAGGAGCCCACGGTCGGCGCAGCCATGGTGCCGTTCTGTTTTCTCTCCATCGTTCTTTTCACGCGCCACCCGCTCAAGACGAATTTCATCTTCGACGAGCAAGAAGCCATACTGGCCAATCCATACGTCCGGAGCGTCGCCGAACCCGCCTCCAAGCTTCATTGGCTCGACGCCTTCCACCGCGATTTCTGGGGCCTCCCGCACGATCGCAGCATCGGCTCCTACCGCCCCATCCCCGACTTGATCTGGCGCGCCCTCTGGGGCCTCGGCGCGCGCGATCAAACTCCATTTTTGCATCACTGGGTCAACGTCGTCCTGCACGCGCTGAACGCGGCGCTCCTCACGGTCATCGTGTCCAAGGTCACCAAGGACCGCGCGATGGGCTGGGTCGCCGGCCTCCTGTTCGTGACATGCGCCGTCCTCACCGAGGCCGTGAGCGGCGTGGTGGGCATCGCCGACGTGCTGGGCGCATTGGGCGTGCTCTTAGCCGCAGGCGCCCTCACCCTGTCGGCGTATTGGATGGTCCCGGCGGTCTTCCTCGCGACCCTCTTCGGGTTGTTCTCGAAGGAGAGCGCCCTTTGCGCGGTGCCCTTGGTGCCCTTTGCCGCGCTGATGCTCTCGCGCTACCTGCACCCGACCCGCCCGCGCGCGGTGGGCCGCGCGGTGCTGGCGGGCCTGGCGACGATCGGAGCGTTCGTATTTTACGTGGAGGCGCGCCGCCGTCTCTTTCCGGCTCCGCTGGCGCCCGAGATCAGCGCCGCGGCCAACGCGCACAAGCCATTTCTAGCGCGAACCTTCGCCGCCTTGTTACGGTGGTACGCGCAGCCGATCCTCCCGCGCGATCCGCTGAACAATCCGCTCATCGACGCGCAGCCCCTTTACCGCATCGCCGCCGGATTGCGCATTTACGCGCGCGGGCTCTTTCAAATCATTTATCCATCGACCTTGTCGGGCGACTACTCGGCGCCGCAAGAGCCGATCCCAACGAAGTTGATATTTCCGGAGAGCATCGCGGGCGCGGCGGGCATGGTCGCGCCGTTGGTGCTGGGCCCCGTGCTCGGGATCGTGGCGTGGCGCCGCGCGCGAAGGTGGCGCAGCGGCGAAGGCTATTTCGCCTCGCCGCACATCGCGTTGGTGCTCGGGCAAAAGTCGGGGCTGCTCGCGCTTTTGGGCGTATCCATCGTCTGGGTCGTCGTCTCGTATTTCCCCGTATCGAACATTCCCATTCTGCTGCCCACCGTCCGAGCCGAGCGCTTCTGGTATTTCCCGGCCCTGGGGACGAGCATCGTCTTGGCGGCCATCTTCGTCGCGCTGGGGCGCCGGCTGCGCGCGATGCACCTCGGCGGGCTGGTCACCGTGCTTCTCATCGTCTTCGTGGGCTTTCAAGCCTACGCAGCGCGCACCCACGCCAACGACTACACCGACGATCTCGTCTTCTGGGACGCCACCCGCCACGCGGTGCCGCGAAGTGCCAAGGCTCATCTCAACTACTCCGTGATGCAAGGCGCCCGCGGCCACCTCGAAGAGCGTCGCGTGGCCAACGCGGTCGCGCTGGACCTTGCCCCCACGTGGCCCATGGCCAACGTCTATTTGGGAGACACCCTCTGCCGCATGCATCGGGCCGAGGAGGGGTGGCCGTACTACAAACGAGGATTCCAGCTCGCGCCGAACGACCAAAACTTGATCGCGCTGGCGGTCCAATGTTTGTGGGATGAAAAGAAGCTCCAAACCGAATCGCTCGTGCGCACCGAGCTGGAGGAACTTGCGCAGGCGTTCCCCGGAACGTGGCTCGCGTATCTGGCGCGCGACACCATCGACAATGGCGATTCGCACGATGGCGTCGATCCGCAGTATCGGCCTCGGGGGTACAATCAGGGGCCGAAGGAGGAGTGACGCCGGCACGACGAGGCGTTGCGCGCAGATGCGCGACGCGAGGTCCGCGCGGGGGCGCTACGCGTTGCGCGCAAATGCGTGACGCGAGGTCCGGGCGCGGGGGCGGCGTCAATTCGGCTTTGCGTAGCGATGGCGGTCGTAAATCGTATCGCGCCATTTTACGAGATCGTCGTATTCACGCACGAGCGAGCGCTCCGTCCACACCTCGCGCAGCGCCGACGCGAGGCGAAGGAACCGATCCTCCACCGGGAGCACACCTTGAACCAAGGTGGCCATGGCGATATCGGCATACGTAAAGCGCCCGAGGATATACGGAGCGTCGGGCCTTCGCGTCACGAGCACGTCACGCAGCCGATCGAGCGCGCCGCGCAGTTGCATCACATGGGTCGCCCCTTCATCGGACCGCGCCTGGTACTTGCGTTGAAGCTGCCGGATCGTCAAACGCGCGACCGGCCGCAACGCGGGCCGGAGCCACTTGGGAACGAAGCTCGGCGCCGACGCGTCGAGCGCACCGCCGCTCTCGAGCATCTTCGCAAACACACGGGCGCGCACCCCGCCCATCCCCGCGTCGGCGACTTGGTTCCACTGGCGAATCTCCGCCTCGAGCCCGGCGGGCATCAACTTGTCACGCGTCCCCTCGCGATCCGCATAAAGTGCGATGTCCCACGACTCACAGTGCGCGTTTCCGTCCACCACGAGCACGGGCACCGTCACCCGCTCCTTCTGTCGCCCCGAGAGCTTCCGCAACCGGCGCTCCCCGACGATCGGCATATGGTCGACGGCGTCGTACTCGAGCCCATGGTGATCGAGCGCCCACCGCGCCCGCTCGGACCATGGTGACGGATGAAGGACGATGAGCTGCCGCGACCGTTTCATGGGCGGATGGTCGTCTTCTGGGGTGCGGGTTGGCAACGGAATTTTCGCGGGCGGCGCGGATTGGCCGGCAGCACCCGGCGACACTTTGCAACGCGCGTGGGGTGCGGTAAGGAGAGCGGTGGTTGCACCTTACTCGAGGTCGCTCGCTTGCTTAGCAGGTTGAAAAACATGAGACTTCGCCGGTCGGCGATTGCCGTGTGCAGCGTTCACGTCTGCAATCCTTCGGCGACGCGGGCTGCTCCGACGCAAACCCCGAATCCAAAGGCACGGCTGACGCTGGAAAAGGCGCACCTGACGTACGAAGGGCCCATGGTCCGAGGCTCCAACCTGGCTCCGTCCGGACGGGTGCGCCTTTACCTCCTGAGCAATCGGCCGATGCAGGCACGAAAATTTCTATTTATATGTTGCGACGCGGGCGCAATGAGCCGGAAATTGCATCAGCATGCGAAACGTTGCTTCCGGCTGCGCTCCCAGGCGATGTGGCATCGTCGCATACCGCACCGGCCGGGAAGAGTCGAATCGCAACTTTACTCCGGGTCGGTCGACTGCTTTATGGAGTGCCCATAATGAGGCTTCGCCACACCGTCGTCACCGCCAGTAGTCTTCTCGCCTTCGTAGCCCTCGTTGGGGACGCCGGATGCTCCGACTCCAACTCCGGCTCCGAAGGCACGCGTGACGCCGGAGAGGACGCTCCGCCCGTCATCATCCCCCTACCTGACGGCGCGCCTCTGCCCCCGCCGGACGGCTCGACATATCCTTGTGACCTCGGTAAGCCATTCGGCGCCCCGGCGCTCGTCCCAAAGGTGAACACTCCGGGCACGGAATTCGGAACGCTCTCGCACGATGAGCTGACCATCTATACTTCGGTCAAAGGTGTAGACTGGTTCCACATTTACTCGGCGACACGCCTGACTCCAAAGGACGACTTTGGCGTA contains these protein-coding regions:
- a CDS encoding glutathione S-transferase, whose protein sequence is MKRSRQLIVLHPSPWSERARWALDHHGLEYDAVDHMPIVGERRLRKLSGRQKERVTVPVLVVDGNAHCESWDIALYADREGTRDKLMPAGLEAEIRQWNQVADAGMGGVRARVFAKMLESGGALDASAPSFVPKWLRPALRPVARLTIRQLQRKYQARSDEGATHVMQLRGALDRLRDVLVTRRPDAPYILGRFTYADIAMATLVQGVLPVEDRFLRLASALREVWTERSLVREYDDLVKWRDTIYDRHRYAKPN
- a CDS encoding tetratricopeptide repeat protein, coding for MEGHSDVPVPPNIPHPPLPTIDIEEAPPSTFLGTWRGWLRDYFLNEEPTVGAAMVPFCFLSIVLFTRHPLKTNFIFDEQEAILANPYVRSVAEPASKLHWLDAFHRDFWGLPHDRSIGSYRPIPDLIWRALWGLGARDQTPFLHHWVNVVLHALNAALLTVIVSKVTKDRAMGWVAGLLFVTCAVLTEAVSGVVGIADVLGALGVLLAAGALTLSAYWMVPAVFLATLFGLFSKESALCAVPLVPFAALMLSRYLHPTRPRAVGRAVLAGLATIGAFVFYVEARRRLFPAPLAPEISAAANAHKPFLARTFAALLRWYAQPILPRDPLNNPLIDAQPLYRIAAGLRIYARGLFQIIYPSTLSGDYSAPQEPIPTKLIFPESIAGAAGMVAPLVLGPVLGIVAWRRARRWRSGEGYFASPHIALVLGQKSGLLALLGVSIVWVVVSYFPVSNIPILLPTVRAERFWYFPALGTSIVLAAIFVALGRRLRAMHLGGLVTVLLIVFVGFQAYAARTHANDYTDDLVFWDATRHAVPRSAKAHLNYSVMQGARGHLEERRVANAVALDLAPTWPMANVYLGDTLCRMHRAEEGWPYYKRGFQLAPNDQNLIALAVQCLWDEKKLQTESLVRTELEELAQAFPGTWLAYLARDTIDNGDSHDGVDPQYRPRGYNQGPKEE
- a CDS encoding SDR family oxidoreductase, with amino-acid sequence MGNIFRASLFDGHTAIVTGGGSGIGLAIATQLGELGARVAILGRKAERLETAKATLVQRGIQVHTAVCDIREPEQVATFVDGVAHALGPATILVNNAGGQFPTTAEQVTARGWEAVVRNNLNGTFFMTQAVATKHMIPARRGRILNIIANVRRGFPGMVHTGAARAGVENLTKTLAVEWAQYNVQVNAIAPGVIKSSGTDQYPPELLEVSRKQTPAKRLGTPEEVAHLATYLTSDAASFVTGETWYIDGGANLWGDNWPIPDPDPAM
- a CDS encoding ribonuclease HI, coding for MPWVEVAFRGQKVLARTKDDGALDVQQGRVEIRYRPTDARAYRASLGNITRIEGAALQPDDTCVSGAFVPLRTPSAPSIKAAAAVVPTATGDGRTWIAYTDGACSGNPGPAGAGIVLITPDGKTTESSEWLGEATNNIAELTAILRALEAIPKNATDAVIHTDSQYAIGVLTKGWRPKANQQLIADIKRELAEHKGVRFVYVPGHAGVPMNERADSLAREAIRTGSTRRLAPH